A window from Thermoanaerobaculales bacterium encodes these proteins:
- the valS gene encoding valine--tRNA ligase produces MADIPSSYDHLATEESWRRRWDEWGIYLWDRTAPREATFVVDTPPPTVSGSLHVGHVFSYTHQDLLVRYQRMIGKNIAYPMGWDDNGLPTERRVQNYLGIRCNPHLPYDPGWKPTIGGKGKGVIEEVSRRNFIEACSLVTAEDEKAFEHLWRRLGLSIDWSEPYATIDDHCRRTSQLSFLDLVARGRVYQLESPTMWDVDFSTAVAQAEVEDRTQHGLFYDLRFAVEGGGELKIATTRPELLPACIAVVAHPDDERYRPLFGKHAITPLFGARVPIVAAGHADPEKGTGILMVCTFGDLMDVEWWKQSGLPVRQVLGRDGRLLPVTFGEPPFESVDPQAAQRAYDQLAGLNTKQAKRRVAELLAEDGSLHGLDGPSLVGEPQPVEQIVKFYEKGERPLEFVPTRQWFIRVLDCRAELLEQGHKIEWHPAHMKGRYLNWVEGLNQDWCISRQRYFGIPFPVWYPVGEGGEPEFSSPIFARAEALPVDPLTDTPPGFSESQRDLPGGFTADPDVMDTWATSSLTPQIQSHWAIDDERHRRLFPMDIRPQAHDIIRTWAFYTIVKAWMHSGDVPWHHIVLSGWILDPDRKKMSKSKGNVVTPEDIIDEFSADGVRYWAARARLGTDTAYDPSVFKVGKRLVTKVFNASRFVLMQLDRAVGAGEAPGPGAIREPLDVALVDRMRGVIEQATRAFDAFDYAAALQVTEESFWNFCDHYLELVKLRSYAEEDSPARRSAIATLAWGLRTFLRLLAPFLPYVTEEVWSWRFSGAGRDRSVHTTAWPALDEVAAVAVPEVHGTFDAAVEVLTKIRGTKTTAQKSLRWPVARLTITGPAAQRAALAPVLDDVLRAGNVVAGGVSQADGESPAGERFTVEVELAAEMGG; encoded by the coding sequence ATGGCGGACATTCCGAGCAGCTACGACCACCTCGCGACCGAGGAGTCCTGGCGGCGGCGCTGGGACGAGTGGGGAATCTACCTCTGGGACCGGACCGCGCCGCGCGAGGCGACCTTCGTCGTCGACACGCCGCCGCCGACGGTCTCGGGCTCTCTCCACGTTGGCCACGTCTTCAGCTACACCCACCAGGACCTGCTGGTTCGCTACCAGCGGATGATCGGCAAGAACATCGCCTACCCGATGGGCTGGGACGACAACGGCCTTCCCACCGAACGCCGGGTCCAGAACTACCTCGGCATCCGCTGCAACCCGCACCTGCCCTACGACCCGGGATGGAAGCCGACGATCGGCGGCAAGGGCAAGGGGGTGATCGAGGAGGTCTCGCGCCGCAACTTCATCGAGGCGTGCAGCCTGGTCACCGCTGAGGACGAGAAGGCCTTCGAGCACCTGTGGCGGCGGCTCGGCCTGTCGATCGACTGGAGCGAGCCCTACGCGACCATCGACGACCACTGCCGGCGGACCTCCCAGCTGTCGTTCCTCGACCTGGTGGCGCGGGGCCGCGTCTACCAGCTCGAGTCGCCCACGATGTGGGACGTCGACTTCTCGACCGCCGTCGCCCAGGCCGAGGTCGAGGACCGCACCCAGCACGGCCTGTTCTACGACCTGCGCTTCGCGGTCGAGGGCGGCGGCGAGCTCAAGATCGCGACCACCCGGCCGGAGCTGCTGCCGGCCTGCATCGCGGTGGTGGCCCACCCCGACGACGAGCGCTACCGGCCGCTCTTTGGCAAGCACGCGATCACGCCGCTGTTCGGCGCGCGGGTGCCGATCGTCGCCGCCGGCCACGCCGACCCCGAGAAGGGCACCGGCATCCTGATGGTCTGCACCTTCGGCGACCTCATGGACGTCGAGTGGTGGAAGCAGTCCGGCCTGCCGGTCCGCCAGGTGCTCGGCCGCGACGGCCGGCTGCTGCCGGTGACCTTCGGCGAGCCGCCGTTCGAGAGCGTCGACCCCCAGGCGGCGCAGCGCGCCTACGACCAGCTCGCCGGCCTCAACACCAAGCAGGCCAAGCGAAGGGTTGCCGAGCTGCTGGCCGAGGACGGGAGCCTGCACGGCCTCGACGGCCCGTCGCTGGTCGGCGAGCCGCAGCCGGTCGAGCAGATCGTCAAGTTCTACGAGAAGGGCGAGCGGCCGCTGGAGTTCGTGCCGACCCGGCAGTGGTTCATCCGCGTCCTCGACTGCCGCGCCGAGCTGCTCGAGCAGGGCCACAAGATCGAGTGGCACCCGGCGCACATGAAGGGCCGCTACCTCAACTGGGTGGAGGGGCTCAACCAGGACTGGTGCATCTCCCGGCAGCGCTACTTCGGCATCCCCTTTCCGGTCTGGTACCCGGTCGGGGAGGGAGGCGAGCCGGAGTTCTCGAGCCCGATCTTCGCCCGCGCTGAAGCGCTCCCGGTCGACCCGCTGACCGACACGCCACCCGGGTTCAGCGAGTCGCAGCGCGACCTGCCGGGCGGGTTCACCGCCGACCCCGACGTCATGGACACATGGGCGACGTCGTCGCTCACCCCGCAGATCCAGTCCCACTGGGCGATCGACGACGAGCGCCACCGGCGGCTGTTCCCGATGGACATCCGGCCGCAGGCCCACGACATCATCCGGACCTGGGCCTTCTACACCATCGTCAAGGCGTGGATGCACTCCGGCGACGTGCCGTGGCACCACATCGTGCTCTCCGGGTGGATCCTCGACCCGGACCGCAAGAAGATGTCGAAGTCCAAGGGCAACGTGGTGACGCCCGAGGACATCATCGACGAGTTCTCGGCGGACGGGGTGCGCTACTGGGCAGCCCGCGCCCGGCTCGGCACCGACACCGCCTACGACCCGAGCGTGTTCAAGGTCGGCAAGCGGCTGGTCACCAAGGTCTTCAACGCCAGCCGGTTCGTGCTGATGCAGCTCGACCGGGCGGTCGGCGCGGGTGAGGCGCCGGGGCCGGGTGCGATCCGCGAGCCGCTCGACGTCGCGCTGGTCGACCGGATGCGCGGGGTCATCGAGCAGGCCACCCGGGCCTTCGACGCCTTCGACTACGCGGCGGCGCTGCAGGTCACCGAGGAGTCGTTCTGGAACTTCTGCGACCACTACCTGGAGCTGGTCAAGCTTCGATCCTACGCCGAGGAGGACAGCCCTGCCCGGCGCTCGGCGATCGCGACCCTGGCATGGGGGCTGCGCACCTTCCTGCGGCTGCTCGCCCCGTTCCTGCCCTACGTGACCGAGGAGGTCTGGTCGTGGCGGTTCTCCGGCGCCGGCCGTGACCGCAGCGTCCACACCACGGCGTGGCCGGCGCTCGACGAGGTGGCGGCGGTTGCGGTGCCCGAGGTCCACGGCACCTTCGACGCGGCGGTGGAGGTGCTGACCAAGATCCGCGGCACCAAGACCACGGCCCAGAAGAGCCTGCGCTGGCCGGTGGCGCGCCTGACCATCACCGGTCCAGCGGCGCAGCGCGCCGCCCTCGCGCCGGTGCTCGACGACGTGCTGCGCGCCGGCAACGTGGTCGCCGGCGGCGTGTCGCAGGCCGACGGCGAGAGCCCGGCGGGCGAGCGCTTCACGGTCGAGGTCGAGCTCGCGGCCGAGATGGGCGGGTGA
- a CDS encoding transketolase C-terminal domain-containing protein gives MKSLTFAAAIEDALAQVMAADERVVVLGEDVAGLRMNLYARFGEARVRPAPISESAFLGAAVGAAMAGLRPVVEIMLVDFIPVAVDALVNEAAKLEAFSGGRWQAPVVVRATCGGGYGDGGQHEQALWAWLAHIPGLAVLVPSSPDDAGGLLLGALAHGGPVVFLEHKLLAEDWLDFLGAGGRTNQVYDVPPAGARGPVPDRWEPIPLGVSRTRREGSDLTIAGVGVAVHRALAAAERLSAERGAEAAVIDLRSVQPLDRAAVVEAVRRSGRLLVVDEDYRDFGLSGELAATVLEAGIAARFARVCVEDTIPYDRRREGRALPNVERIVAAATGLVEL, from the coding sequence ATGAAAAGCCTGACCTTCGCAGCGGCGATCGAGGACGCGCTTGCCCAGGTGATGGCCGCCGACGAGCGGGTGGTGGTGCTCGGCGAGGACGTGGCCGGCCTGCGGATGAACCTCTATGCCCGCTTCGGCGAGGCGCGGGTGCGGCCGGCGCCGATCAGCGAGTCGGCCTTCCTCGGTGCCGCGGTCGGCGCCGCCATGGCCGGGCTGCGGCCAGTGGTCGAGATCATGTTGGTCGACTTCATCCCGGTCGCGGTCGACGCCCTGGTGAATGAGGCGGCCAAGCTGGAGGCCTTCTCGGGCGGCCGCTGGCAGGCGCCGGTGGTGGTCCGCGCGACCTGCGGCGGCGGCTACGGCGACGGCGGCCAGCACGAGCAGGCGCTGTGGGCCTGGCTCGCCCACATCCCGGGGCTCGCCGTGTTGGTGCCCTCGAGCCCGGACGACGCCGGCGGGCTGCTGCTCGGCGCGCTCGCCCACGGCGGGCCGGTGGTCTTCCTCGAGCACAAGCTGCTGGCCGAGGACTGGCTCGACTTCTTGGGGGCTGGCGGTCGCACCAACCAGGTGTACGACGTGCCGCCGGCCGGCGCGCGGGGGCCCGTGCCCGACCGTTGGGAGCCGATCCCGCTCGGCGTGTCGAGGACGAGGCGGGAGGGGAGCGACCTGACGATCGCCGGGGTCGGGGTCGCGGTCCACCGTGCCCTCGCGGCCGCCGAGCGGCTTTCGGCTGAGCGGGGCGCCGAGGCCGCGGTCATCGACCTGCGCAGCGTCCAGCCCCTCGACCGGGCGGCCGTGGTCGAGGCGGTGCGGCGCTCCGGGCGGCTACTGGTGGTCGACGAGGACTACCGCGACTTCGGGCTGTCCGGCGAGCTCGCCGCCACCGTGCTCGAGGCCGGCATCGCCGCGCGCTTTGCCAGAGTCTGCGTCGAGGACACGATCCCGTACGACCGCCGCCGCGAGGGGCGGGCGCTGCCGAACGTCGAGCGCATCGTCGCCGCAGCGACGGGGCTGGTGGAGCTCTAG
- a CDS encoding thiamine pyrophosphate-dependent dehydrogenase E1 component subunit alpha gives MKPDLLRLYRMMRTSRRLEEEIARLWREGLISGEMHLGIGEEGIVAGVLDHLAEGDGVAADHRSTPPMVMRGVDLAAIVAECLGAAGGLGRGLGGHMHLFSKEHLAASSGIVGSSGPLACGFALAHQQLRPDRVAVAFFGEGAMNQGMLLECLNLAGSWRLPVLFVCKDNGMAITTRSARVTSGNLPDRVHGFGLPAVEVDGADVEAVWQAAGEAVLRARRGGGPGYLHAACVHPEGHFLGDPLRRLVRHPVDELKDKVGPLARAVTAAAGAGVADRVSSLTCITGMVGRAAAERGRDPVERLRGRLRVAAGELEAIEREVEAAVKAAVRAALESLEEVPA, from the coding sequence ATGAAACCCGATCTGCTGAGGCTGTACCGGATGATGCGGACCAGCCGGCGGCTCGAGGAGGAGATCGCTCGGCTCTGGCGCGAGGGCCTGATTTCGGGCGAGATGCACCTCGGCATCGGCGAGGAGGGGATCGTCGCCGGCGTCCTCGACCACCTCGCCGAGGGTGACGGCGTGGCCGCTGATCACCGCTCGACCCCGCCGATGGTGATGCGCGGCGTCGACCTCGCCGCCATCGTCGCCGAGTGCCTGGGTGCGGCCGGCGGGCTCGGGCGAGGCCTCGGCGGCCACATGCACCTGTTCTCGAAGGAGCACCTGGCCGCCTCGTCGGGGATCGTCGGCAGCTCGGGGCCGCTCGCCTGCGGATTCGCATTGGCCCACCAGCAGCTGCGTCCGGACCGAGTGGCGGTCGCCTTCTTCGGCGAGGGCGCGATGAACCAGGGCATGCTGCTCGAGTGTCTCAACCTCGCCGGCTCCTGGCGGCTGCCGGTGCTCTTCGTGTGCAAGGACAACGGCATGGCGATCACCACGCGGTCGGCTCGCGTCACCTCGGGGAATCTGCCGGACCGGGTGCACGGCTTTGGCCTGCCGGCCGTCGAGGTCGACGGCGCCGACGTCGAGGCGGTGTGGCAGGCGGCCGGCGAGGCGGTCCTGCGCGCCCGTCGCGGCGGCGGTCCGGGCTACCTTCACGCTGCCTGCGTGCACCCCGAGGGACACTTCCTGGGCGACCCGCTGCGGCGGCTCGTGCGCCACCCGGTGGATGAGCTGAAGGACAAGGTCGGCCCGCTGGCGAGGGCGGTGACTGCTGCCGCTGGCGCCGGCGTCGCCGATCGCGTCTCGAGCCTTACCTGCATCACCGGCATGGTCGGGCGGGCTGCCGCCGAGCGGGGACGCGACCCGGTGGAGCGCTTGCGTGGCCGGCTGCGCGTTGCTGCCGGAGAGCTCGAGGCCATCGAGCGCGAGGTCGAAGCGGCGGTCAAGGCCGCGGTCCGAGCTGCGCTCGAGAGCCTCGAGGAGGTGCCGGCATGA
- a CDS encoding metallophosphoesterase family protein yields MTGRVGALADIHGNIWALAAVLDHARRRGVTQLVNLGDVLYGPLQPQETFLRLQQEAVLATVAGNEDRLVVDARAGALARSSTLRFVVEALSTGAVSWLRQLPATAVLDGDVLLFHGTPGDDTVYLLEDVSSGHAVVRSDAEARHLLDGVTHPLVLCGHSHLPRLVRLPGGPLIVSPGSVGLPAYEDDSPVIHRMEAGSPHASYAILERMADGWSAELHRVPYDWETAARCARANGRDDWARALSTGRVGS; encoded by the coding sequence ATGACCGGCCGCGTTGGTGCACTCGCGGACATCCACGGCAACATCTGGGCGCTCGCGGCGGTGCTCGACCACGCCAGACGACGGGGCGTGACGCAGCTCGTCAACCTGGGCGATGTCCTCTACGGCCCGCTCCAGCCTCAGGAGACCTTCCTCAGGCTCCAGCAGGAGGCGGTGTTGGCCACGGTCGCCGGCAACGAGGACCGCCTCGTCGTCGACGCCCGCGCCGGCGCGCTCGCTCGGAGCTCGACGCTCAGGTTCGTCGTCGAGGCACTCAGCACCGGAGCTGTGTCCTGGCTGCGGCAGCTGCCGGCCACCGCTGTGCTCGATGGCGATGTGCTGCTATTTCACGGCACGCCGGGCGACGACACCGTGTACCTGCTGGAGGATGTGTCCTCAGGTCACGCGGTCGTTCGCAGCGATGCGGAGGCGCGGCACCTGCTGGACGGAGTAACCCATCCGCTGGTGCTCTGCGGGCACAGCCACCTGCCTCGGCTGGTCCGCCTTCCCGGGGGACCGCTCATCGTCAGTCCGGGGAGCGTCGGGTTGCCTGCCTACGAGGACGATTCTCCGGTCATTCATCGGATGGAGGCAGGCTCGCCGCACGCCTCGTACGCGATCCTCGAGCGCATGGCGGACGGCTGGAGTGCGGAGCTCCATCGCGTCCCCTATGACTGGGAGACGGCGGCCCGCTGCGCGAGAGCGAACGGCCGAGACGACTGGGCGCGCGCGCTCTCAACCGGCCGGGTGGGCTCGTAA